One genomic region from Campylobacter sp. RM16189 encodes:
- a CDS encoding 16S rRNA (uracil(1498)-N(3))-methyltransferase: protein MKFLYSKQAGEEQICLQNEQFLHLKARRAKLGERIDVRNLKDGQNYIYEIANLDKKGAELSLVFKHSVESEELNFSLGWAIIDTKVIEKTLPSLNEIGVNKLIFFYSDFSQKNFKIDKDRLERILISSCEQCGRNSLMQIEIYKNLDEVIKAYKDVALVDFNGANFENYTQNELLIIGPEGGFSQNEREKVSKKYSLNSKNILRSQTAILSVASKILV from the coding sequence AAACGAGCAGTTTTTACATCTTAAAGCAAGGCGAGCGAAACTTGGCGAGCGAATTGACGTTAGAAATTTAAAAGACGGACAAAATTATATATATGAAATTGCAAATTTAGATAAAAAAGGCGCTGAGCTATCTCTTGTTTTTAAGCATAGTGTAGAGAGCGAAGAGCTAAATTTCAGCCTTGGCTGGGCTATCATAGACACCAAAGTGATAGAAAAAACTCTGCCTAGCTTAAATGAGATCGGGGTTAATAAGCTTATATTTTTCTACTCCGATTTTTCTCAAAAAAACTTTAAAATTGATAAAGATAGACTTGAGAGAATTTTAATCAGCTCATGCGAACAGTGCGGGCGAAATTCTCTTATGCAAATTGAAATTTATAAAAATTTAGATGAGGTTATCAAGGCTTATAAAGATGTGGCGTTAGTTGATTTTAACGGAGCAAATTTTGAAAACTATACACAAAATGAACTCTTAATCATAGGTCCGGAAGGTGGATTTAGCCAAAACGAACGCGAAAAAGTAAGCAAAAAATACAGCTTAAATTCAAAAAATATACTTCGCTCGCAAACTGCGATTTTAAGCGTCGCTTCTAAGATTTTAGTTTAA
- the rpmE gene encoding 50S ribosomal protein L31 has product MKKEIHPEFVECQVTCACGNTFTTKSNKNEIRVDICSECHPFFTGSEKIVDSAGRVDKFKKKYNLK; this is encoded by the coding sequence ATGAAAAAAGAGATTCATCCGGAATTTGTTGAGTGCCAAGTAACTTGTGCTTGCGGCAACACTTTTACAACTAAATCAAACAAAAACGAGATCAGAGTAGATATCTGCAGCGAGTGCCACCCATTCTTCACAGGAAGCGAAAAGATCGTTGACTCTGCTGGTAGAGTTGATAAATTTAAGAAAAAATATAACTTGAAATAA